A region of Thermococcus piezophilus DNA encodes the following proteins:
- the asnS gene encoding asparagine--tRNA ligase, which produces MIDKIYCADVRPEMEGRRVKLAGWVYRKREVGKKVFIVLRDSSGIVQTIFKKELSEEAYAEAKKVGIESSVIIEGVVKADPRAPTGVEVQADKIQVIQNVEFFPITKDASDEFLLDVRHLHLHSPKVAGIMKVKATMMQAAREWLLQDGWYEVFPPILVTGAVEGGATLFKLKYFDRYAYLSQSAQLYLEAAIFGLEKVWSFTPSFRAEKSRTRRHLTEFWHLELEAAWMDLWDIMKVEEELVSYMVQRTLELRRSDIETLRKDLTTLKNTVPPFPRISYDEAIDILQSKGVQIEWGEDMGADEERILTQEFESPFFVYGYPKHAKAFYMKEDPEDPRKVLAADMLAPEGYGEVIGGSQREDDYDKLVQRILDEGMDPKDYEWYLDLRKYGSVPHSGFGLGLERLVAWVLKLDHVRWATLFPRTPSRLYP; this is translated from the coding sequence ATGATTGATAAGATTTATTGCGCGGACGTTAGGCCCGAGATGGAAGGTAGGCGCGTCAAGCTCGCCGGATGGGTTTACAGAAAGAGGGAAGTCGGAAAGAAGGTCTTCATAGTGCTTAGAGACTCGAGTGGAATAGTTCAGACAATATTCAAGAAGGAGCTGAGTGAAGAGGCCTATGCCGAGGCCAAGAAGGTCGGAATTGAGTCGAGCGTTATCATTGAGGGCGTTGTTAAGGCCGATCCAAGGGCTCCGACGGGTGTGGAGGTCCAGGCCGATAAAATTCAGGTCATCCAGAACGTCGAGTTCTTCCCGATAACGAAGGACGCAAGCGACGAGTTCCTGCTCGACGTGAGACACCTGCACCTTCACTCGCCGAAGGTTGCGGGCATAATGAAGGTCAAGGCAACCATGATGCAAGCAGCTAGAGAGTGGCTCCTCCAGGACGGCTGGTACGAGGTCTTCCCGCCGATACTCGTCACTGGAGCTGTTGAAGGAGGCGCAACGCTCTTCAAGCTCAAGTACTTCGACCGCTACGCCTACCTGAGTCAGTCGGCCCAGCTCTACCTAGAGGCAGCCATCTTCGGCCTAGAGAAGGTCTGGTCGTTCACGCCGAGCTTCAGGGCTGAAAAGAGCAGGACGAGGAGGCACCTCACAGAGTTCTGGCACCTCGAGCTTGAGGCTGCCTGGATGGACCTCTGGGACATCATGAAGGTTGAGGAGGAGCTCGTCAGCTACATGGTGCAGAGGACGCTTGAGCTGAGAAGGAGCGATATCGAGACCTTAAGGAAGGACTTAACGACGCTCAAGAACACGGTTCCGCCGTTCCCGAGGATAAGCTACGACGAGGCAATAGACATACTTCAGAGCAAGGGCGTTCAGATAGAGTGGGGCGAGGACATGGGCGCCGACGAGGAGAGGATTTTAACGCAGGAGTTCGAGAGCCCGTTCTTCGTCTACGGCTATCCTAAGCACGCCAAGGCCTTCTACATGAAGGAAGACCCAGAAGACCCGAGGAAGGTTCTCGCGGCAGACATGCTCGCGCCAGAAGGGTACGGCGAGGTCATCGGTGGAAGCCAGCGTGAGGACGACTACGACAAGCTCGTGCAGAGGATTCTCGACGAGGGCATGGATCCCAAGGACTACGAGTGGTACCTCGACCTGAGGAAGTACGGCAGCGTTCCGCACAGTGGCTTCGGCCTCGGCCTAGAGAGGCTCGTCGCCTGGGTGCTGAAGCTCGACCACGTCCGCTGGGCCACTCTCTTCCCGAGGACGCCCAGTAGGTTGTACCCGTGA
- a CDS encoding thiamine ABC transporter substrate-binding protein: MRKFAALFILLLLVGAIGAARPVKAQEELTVYSYDSIEWWMKEIVPMFEEKYGVKVNLVLIGDAGEVLNRLILEKDSPQADVVVGIDNSYLAKAIDAGVLEPYKPENADVIPQWIINNFDPTFHLTPYDYGYIAINYRKDMVQNPPTSLEDLIKPEWKGKLIIEDPRTSSPGMAFLLWTIAVYGDDWLYYWEKLKKNNVQIVEGWSAAWGAFTKGEYPLVLSYATSPAATVYYENNTNIGAVAFTEGNYLQIEGAGIVKGARHPELAKKFIEFLISEEAQEKLPVNQWMYPVNKNIQLPEVFQYAVEVDKPVTVDPAEIEKNYEAWLKQWTELMVEGKSADEILGKTTTETSGETDNAGICGPALIVGLAIVPLLLRRRR; encoded by the coding sequence ATGAGAAAGTTTGCCGCGTTGTTCATCCTGCTGCTCCTTGTTGGGGCCATCGGTGCTGCAAGGCCCGTAAAGGCTCAGGAGGAGCTTACCGTCTACTCCTATGACAGCATAGAGTGGTGGATGAAGGAGATAGTTCCGATGTTCGAGGAGAAGTACGGCGTTAAGGTTAACCTCGTCCTCATAGGCGACGCTGGAGAGGTCCTCAATAGGCTTATCCTCGAGAAGGACAGCCCGCAGGCTGACGTCGTCGTTGGAATAGACAACAGCTACCTCGCGAAGGCTATAGACGCTGGCGTGCTGGAGCCATATAAGCCAGAGAACGCCGACGTTATTCCCCAGTGGATAATCAATAACTTCGACCCGACATTCCACCTCACGCCCTACGACTACGGCTACATAGCCATCAACTACCGCAAGGACATGGTTCAGAACCCGCCGACCAGCCTTGAAGACCTCATCAAGCCCGAGTGGAAGGGCAAGCTTATCATCGAGGATCCGAGAACCAGCTCGCCGGGAATGGCCTTTCTCCTGTGGACAATAGCCGTTTATGGCGACGACTGGCTCTACTACTGGGAGAAGCTCAAGAAGAACAACGTCCAGATCGTCGAGGGCTGGAGCGCGGCCTGGGGAGCTTTCACCAAGGGCGAGTATCCGCTCGTGCTCAGCTACGCCACCTCGCCAGCCGCAACCGTTTACTACGAGAACAACACCAACATCGGTGCTGTTGCCTTCACTGAGGGCAACTACCTCCAGATCGAGGGTGCTGGAATAGTCAAGGGCGCCAGGCACCCAGAGCTCGCCAAGAAGTTCATAGAGTTCCTCATCAGCGAGGAGGCCCAGGAGAAGCTTCCGGTCAACCAGTGGATGTACCCTGTCAACAAGAACATCCAGCTTCCCGAGGTCTTCCAGTACGCGGTTGAGGTCGACAAGCCCGTCACCGTTGACCCGGCCGAGATAGAGAAGAACTACGAGGCCTGGCTCAAGCAGTGGACCGAACTCATGGTCGAGGGCAAGAGCGCTGACGAGATACTCGGCAAGACGACCACCGAAACCAGCGGGGAAACTGATAACGCCGGCATCTGCGGACCGGCCCTGATAGTCGGCCTTGCTATAGTGCCGCTCCTCCTTAGGAGGAGGCGCTGA
- a CDS encoding calcium/sodium antiporter yields the protein MIVEIVAFIVGFVFLIKGSDFFVEAASRVAKGFGVSEFIIALVLASIATTLPEVTVSALAAYGGNSGIALGNAIGSALANITLILGISSLILPLNVEATAWKNSLFMVVVTAYAAFLMYDGTISRLDGASLILIYFGFLYYLYRKHMVPGEMNAGRGNPKRDVLIMLGSGLVVVVGARLVVDSAVTLAREMGVPEVVIGLTLVSIGTSLPELTNSLMATLKKLPNISVGNIIGANILDVLMVIGIASVIRPIGVDPGIFSFTLPLTLVVMVILTLSLRFTGKVSRVTGVVFLAIYSYFLYVQFST from the coding sequence GTGATAGTTGAAATCGTCGCGTTCATTGTGGGGTTCGTCTTTCTGATCAAGGGAAGCGATTTCTTCGTAGAAGCAGCCTCGCGCGTGGCGAAAGGCTTTGGGGTGAGCGAGTTCATCATAGCGCTCGTTCTGGCCAGCATAGCGACGACCCTGCCTGAGGTAACGGTATCGGCGCTGGCAGCATACGGTGGAAACAGTGGTATAGCCCTTGGAAACGCCATCGGAAGTGCGCTGGCGAACATCACCCTGATACTTGGAATATCCTCACTCATCCTTCCGCTCAACGTTGAGGCAACCGCCTGGAAGAACTCCCTCTTCATGGTTGTCGTTACTGCATACGCCGCTTTCCTGATGTATGACGGGACGATAAGCAGGCTCGACGGGGCGAGCTTAATCCTTATCTACTTCGGCTTCCTTTACTACCTCTACCGGAAGCACATGGTCCCCGGGGAGATGAACGCCGGGCGCGGCAATCCGAAGAGGGATGTTCTCATAATGCTCGGCAGTGGTCTCGTGGTGGTTGTCGGTGCGAGGCTGGTCGTCGACAGCGCGGTAACTCTCGCGAGGGAAATGGGAGTCCCAGAGGTCGTCATAGGGCTTACCCTCGTCTCAATAGGGACATCCCTCCCGGAGCTCACCAACTCCCTCATGGCAACACTCAAGAAGCTTCCCAACATCAGCGTCGGCAACATAATCGGTGCCAACATCCTCGACGTGCTCATGGTCATAGGCATCGCCTCGGTGATAAGGCCCATAGGGGTTGATCCGGGTATATTCTCATTCACCCTCCCACTGACGCTGGTGGTCATGGTAATCCTTACACTCTCCCTACGCTTCACCGGAAAGGTGAGCAGGGTCACTGGGGTAGTCTTCCTGGCGATATACTCTTACTTCCTCTACGTCCAGTTCAGCACTTGA
- a CDS encoding TIGR00288 family NYN domain-containing protein — protein sequence MKEALFKVLKRGEKEVPPEKPPKPKSKRSIGLIIDGPNILRKEFWIKLEDIVEALDRIGTIRVAKVVLNQYAPQGLIEAVVNQGLEPIIVAGDTDVRIAIEAMELIYNSDVEVIALATRDADFLPIINEVKRKGKETIVIGVEPGFSVALQNAADYVIKMESKGGDLSGGK from the coding sequence ATGAAGGAGGCGCTCTTCAAGGTTCTCAAGCGTGGAGAGAAGGAAGTGCCCCCCGAGAAACCCCCAAAGCCGAAGAGCAAGAGGAGCATAGGCCTCATCATCGACGGGCCGAACATCCTCAGGAAGGAGTTCTGGATAAAGCTGGAGGACATAGTTGAGGCACTCGATAGGATCGGCACGATTCGCGTGGCCAAGGTCGTTCTCAACCAGTATGCGCCCCAGGGGCTGATAGAGGCGGTGGTAAACCAGGGACTTGAGCCGATAATCGTTGCCGGCGACACCGACGTGAGGATAGCGATAGAGGCTATGGAGCTTATATACAACTCTGACGTTGAGGTAATCGCATTGGCGACGCGTGACGCGGATTTTCTGCCCATAATCAACGAGGTCAAGAGGAAGGGAAAGGAGACGATAGTTATAGGAGTTGAGCCGGGCTTTTCTGTGGCCCTTCAGAATGCCGCCGATTACGTTATCAAAATGGAAAGCAAAGGGGGAGATTTGTCCGGGGGCAAATAG
- a CDS encoding TIGR00288 family NYN domain-containing protein produces MSGSNWERIVSITKEGMRSIGMMRRKISRGKRIALLIDGPNILRKEFGVRLEDIVEALEGIGDLRVAKVILNQYAPQGLIEAVANQGLDVVVVSGETGVKLAVEAMREIYNPNIDVIALATRNAEFLPVILKAKEKGKETIVIGIEPGFSAALKHAADYAVILTPKGEGE; encoded by the coding sequence ATGTCAGGTAGCAACTGGGAGAGGATAGTTTCGATAACCAAGGAGGGGATGAGAAGTATTGGAATGATGCGGCGGAAGATAAGCAGGGGTAAGAGGATAGCATTGCTTATAGATGGCCCAAACATCCTCCGAAAGGAATTCGGTGTTAGGCTTGAAGACATAGTGGAGGCCCTTGAGGGTATTGGTGACCTCAGGGTTGCAAAGGTTATACTCAACCAGTATGCGCCCCAGGGGCTGATAGAGGCAGTTGCCAACCAGGGGCTTGATGTGGTGGTAGTTTCTGGAGAGACCGGTGTCAAGCTTGCCGTTGAGGCCATGAGGGAAATCTACAACCCCAACATCGACGTAATTGCCCTTGCCACGAGAAACGCGGAGTTCCTGCCGGTGATTCTCAAGGCAAAGGAGAAGGGAAAGGAGACGATAGTCATAGGAATAGAGCCCGGCTTCAGTGCAGCGCTCAAACATGCCGCGGATTACGCAGTAATATTGACTCCAAAGGGTGAGGGAGAATGA
- a CDS encoding tRNA(Met) cytidine acetyltransferase TmcA — MTVKVRFDKEVRDYAKSEKVKDSVLKLTETALAQALEKFHRRMIVIEGDSLRKAELAGILAGASAKVLSEIIDELKEKRLRDESEDKIEVLYATDALGEETFGRKRYEAFRKHFDVLAGSDVNVKAVTFKHTRDILGRTYDLLVLDLSYDYSPNDLGRIIETVRGGGLILVLAHPFEKWKNMWTGFHKSLVTPPYTIDDVKKRFNRRLIRKFTEHDGIYIITENGKAKKKPKRNKSQAKVKARKGVDIPEETIFPRELYEMALTGGQVEVLKAFEELVENEGMVVLTADRGRGKSVSVGIAAIGLALALKKRMRIVITAPEPENVQSLFRFARRALEKLGFNPNVIEEKGLIKELYARKIGLRYYPPTEGYKKNADLYILDEAAGIHVPILHKYLNKPRVVYSSTVHGYEGAGRGFSVKFLKRAKEKRQFKELHMDEPIRYAEGDPIEKWLFDVLLLDAEPVKLTEEDYELIKNKEVYFEEPDMDDWFENDRKDLRNFVGIYILAHYRNRPSDVALLADAPHHEARVLRLKNGKIVTAIQIAKEGNIPKKVIDKMAKGYKPRGNIIPDMMVKHHYLKEFAKLKGYRIVRIATHPDAMDRGLGSKALELLEKEAREKGLDWIGSGFGASEELIRFWVRNGFAVVHLSPARNLVSGEYTAIVLKPLSERAEKLIKKANDEFRIRLTEWLGDTHRDLEPEIARWLFESPFGEAVDYPIHLTETQKKRLDAFTGKVLTYDTVVDAVKPIVKLYFLDGWMKPYLDERQIKLLIYRVLQAHNWEETAKLIDRTEIFTMIEVRDIIRGLWYYYKRVIG, encoded by the coding sequence GTGACCGTCAAGGTCCGCTTTGACAAGGAAGTGAGAGACTACGCCAAGAGCGAGAAAGTTAAAGATTCCGTTCTCAAGCTCACCGAGACGGCCCTCGCTCAGGCCCTTGAGAAGTTCCACAGGAGAATGATTGTCATCGAAGGAGACAGCCTGAGGAAGGCTGAACTGGCTGGAATCCTAGCAGGAGCCTCTGCAAAGGTTCTAAGCGAGATAATCGACGAGCTGAAGGAGAAGAGGCTCCGCGATGAGAGCGAGGATAAAATCGAGGTTCTCTACGCCACCGATGCCCTTGGAGAGGAAACCTTCGGAAGGAAGCGGTACGAGGCTTTTAGAAAGCACTTCGACGTTCTGGCCGGTTCTGACGTTAATGTCAAGGCCGTAACCTTCAAGCACACCCGGGACATACTAGGAAGAACCTACGACCTCCTTGTTCTTGACCTAAGCTACGACTACTCCCCCAATGACCTCGGAAGGATAATCGAGACGGTCAGGGGAGGCGGCCTAATACTCGTGCTGGCTCATCCGTTCGAGAAGTGGAAGAACATGTGGACTGGCTTTCACAAGAGCCTCGTTACTCCTCCGTACACCATCGACGACGTCAAGAAGCGCTTCAACAGGAGGCTCATAAGAAAGTTCACTGAGCACGATGGCATCTACATAATCACCGAGAACGGGAAGGCCAAAAAGAAGCCTAAGCGGAACAAGAGCCAGGCCAAGGTGAAGGCCAGAAAGGGCGTCGATATTCCCGAAGAAACTATCTTCCCGCGCGAGCTCTACGAGATGGCCTTGACTGGGGGCCAGGTTGAAGTCCTGAAGGCCTTTGAGGAGCTGGTGGAGAACGAGGGTATGGTCGTTCTCACCGCCGACAGGGGCAGGGGTAAGAGCGTCTCCGTTGGAATAGCGGCGATAGGCCTGGCTTTGGCCCTGAAAAAGAGGATGAGGATAGTTATTACTGCACCTGAGCCAGAAAACGTTCAGAGCCTCTTCCGCTTCGCCAGGAGGGCTCTGGAAAAGCTCGGCTTCAATCCAAATGTTATAGAAGAGAAGGGACTCATAAAGGAGCTCTACGCGAGGAAAATAGGCCTGCGCTATTATCCACCGACCGAGGGTTACAAAAAGAATGCCGACCTCTACATCCTCGACGAGGCTGCTGGAATCCATGTGCCGATACTCCACAAGTACCTCAACAAGCCCCGCGTGGTTTACTCCTCAACGGTTCACGGCTATGAAGGAGCTGGAAGGGGCTTCTCCGTCAAGTTCCTCAAAAGGGCAAAAGAGAAGCGCCAGTTCAAGGAGCTCCACATGGACGAGCCGATACGTTATGCTGAGGGCGACCCGATAGAGAAGTGGCTCTTCGATGTTCTCCTGCTCGATGCAGAGCCGGTTAAGCTCACCGAGGAGGACTACGAGCTGATTAAGAATAAGGAGGTCTACTTCGAGGAGCCCGACATGGATGACTGGTTCGAAAACGACAGGAAAGACCTGAGGAACTTCGTCGGCATATATATCCTCGCCCACTATCGCAACAGACCGAGCGACGTGGCCCTTCTCGCGGATGCACCCCACCACGAGGCTCGCGTTCTGCGGCTGAAGAACGGGAAAATAGTAACGGCCATACAGATAGCCAAAGAAGGAAACATCCCGAAGAAAGTTATAGACAAGATGGCCAAGGGCTATAAGCCGAGGGGCAACATAATCCCCGACATGATGGTGAAGCACCACTACCTGAAGGAGTTTGCCAAGCTTAAGGGCTACCGCATAGTCAGAATCGCCACGCATCCAGACGCGATGGATAGGGGGCTTGGAAGCAAGGCACTGGAGCTCCTCGAAAAGGAAGCGAGGGAGAAGGGCCTCGACTGGATAGGCTCGGGCTTTGGCGCGAGTGAAGAGCTCATACGGTTCTGGGTCAGGAACGGCTTTGCAGTTGTACATCTCAGCCCCGCTAGGAACCTCGTGAGCGGGGAATACACGGCCATAGTACTCAAGCCCCTCAGCGAGAGGGCGGAGAAGCTCATAAAAAAGGCCAACGATGAGTTCAGAATCCGCCTCACGGAGTGGCTTGGCGATACTCACAGGGATTTGGAGCCCGAAATAGCGCGCTGGCTCTTTGAAAGTCCCTTCGGTGAAGCCGTGGATTATCCGATACACCTGACCGAGACGCAGAAGAAGCGCCTCGACGCCTTCACGGGCAAGGTGCTCACATACGATACCGTCGTTGATGCGGTTAAACCCATAGTCAAACTCTACTTCCTCGACGGCTGGATGAAACCGTATCTCGACGAGAGGCAGATAAAACTGCTGATTTACAGGGTCCTGCAGGCCCACAACTGGGAAGAGACGGCCAAGCTCATAGACAGGACGGAAATCTTCACCATGATTGAAGTTAGGGACATCATCAGGGGGCTCTGGTACTACTATAAACGGGTAATTGGCTAA
- the mobA gene encoding molybdenum cofactor guanylyltransferase: protein MRAYILAYPEKRWENYTIPVNDEPVVKLTERRLLMSKRIDDVITIVRKDKLKLYSLHVLNPLPAKGRNKLEALLNALPSGESIFLAEGNMPLIMPFLVNYLTGLFYENEPKALIPVWRDGTAEMTHAVYESNALKDAIEAALAEGYKSLSRITEFLDYEPVSIEELAKRNPKVTLSFFKVRNQFDVHFAEETLRKL, encoded by the coding sequence ATGAGAGCATACATCCTGGCCTACCCAGAGAAGCGCTGGGAGAACTACACGATACCAGTAAACGACGAGCCTGTGGTAAAGCTTACTGAAAGGCGGCTTCTGATGAGCAAGCGCATAGATGATGTAATAACCATCGTGAGGAAAGACAAGCTGAAGCTCTATTCCCTTCACGTCTTAAACCCCCTGCCGGCCAAAGGAAGGAACAAGCTCGAAGCCCTTCTAAACGCCCTTCCATCCGGAGAGTCAATATTTCTCGCCGAGGGCAACATGCCACTCATAATGCCCTTCCTGGTAAATTACCTGACTGGTCTCTTCTATGAGAACGAACCCAAAGCCCTAATTCCGGTCTGGCGCGACGGGACTGCGGAGATGACGCACGCCGTCTATGAATCCAACGCGCTGAAGGATGCTATAGAAGCGGCATTGGCAGAGGGTTACAAAAGCCTGAGCAGGATTACGGAGTTCCTCGACTACGAGCCCGTCTCCATCGAGGAGCTTGCCAAGAGAAACCCGAAGGTTACGTTGAGCTTCTTTAAGGTGAGAAACCAGTTCGACGTCCACTTTGCAGAGGAGACGCTGAGGAAGCTCTGA
- a CDS encoding pyrolysin, whose protein sequence is MSGYNILILKNVDAWNLPALENMLTDMGVPYDVMTSGELKNKTAQELIETYDMIIIVSDQPQAFYDDLGTQMNKLEEYVRAGGILEIHAANWGWHGGVWTTPLPGGAEIVQGYSSYDYLIANGTTLVSSYASHGYFINLPANAEIITVQAPSGTPDYNKPSTAIYSLGSGKVFVTGLTIEYSVARTGPEWEAFFREMLMNNLGYSQFVPVAPVIVIGGTDFMTFNFYYYIQYKRALEKFNTMYREAVAGGMDNETLGLAMTQNDTAAAYYANASRYGPVVSNFPRVYIFIDLRKAALHQKQAVGILKEAMEDW, encoded by the coding sequence ATGAGCGGATACAATATTCTGATTCTGAAAAACGTAGACGCCTGGAACTTACCTGCATTGGAGAACATGCTCACGGATATGGGGGTACCTTACGACGTTATGACCTCGGGAGAGCTGAAGAACAAAACTGCCCAAGAGCTAATCGAGACCTACGATATGATAATCATTGTAAGCGACCAGCCGCAGGCATTCTACGACGACCTCGGCACTCAGATGAACAAGCTCGAGGAGTATGTGAGGGCCGGAGGAATCCTAGAGATACATGCCGCCAACTGGGGATGGCACGGAGGGGTATGGACAACACCTCTACCCGGAGGAGCGGAGATAGTGCAGGGTTACTCAAGCTACGATTATCTGATAGCCAACGGCACAACTCTGGTGAGCAGCTACGCGAGCCACGGCTACTTCATCAACCTGCCAGCTAACGCGGAGATAATTACAGTTCAGGCACCCTCGGGAACCCCTGATTACAACAAACCAAGCACAGCGATATATTCGCTGGGAAGCGGCAAGGTTTTCGTGACCGGACTAACCATAGAATACAGCGTCGCAAGGACAGGTCCGGAGTGGGAAGCATTCTTCAGGGAAATGCTCATGAACAACTTGGGCTACTCCCAATTCGTGCCAGTTGCTCCGGTTATTGTCATTGGAGGAACAGACTTCATGACATTCAACTTCTACTACTACATCCAGTACAAGCGGGCGCTTGAGAAGTTCAACACAATGTACAGAGAGGCTGTGGCCGGAGGAATGGACAACGAAACGCTCGGGCTCGCTATGACTCAGAACGACACCGCAGCAGCTTACTATGCGAACGCAAGTAGATACGGTCCCGTTGTTTCAAACTTCCCCAGAGTTTACATCTTCATAGACTTAAGGAAGGCCGCACTGCACCAGAAGCAGGCAGTTGGAATATTGAAAGAAGCAATGGAAGACTGGTGA
- a CDS encoding biotin transporter BioY, with the protein MRAKEVAFAGLLAALTAVGAQISVPIGPVPVTLQVLFVLMSGLILRARLGLLSQLVYVVMGAVGLPVFANFHGGFAVIYGPTGGYIVAFPIAAYLTGLFTERLGRRGMLIGSILGVGIIYLLGWLRLGLFMGGDFEKAFLLGVTPFLPVDTVKAAVAIVIADRVRKAVEIG; encoded by the coding sequence ATGAGGGCTAAGGAGGTTGCCTTTGCGGGACTCCTCGCAGCCTTAACTGCGGTTGGGGCCCAGATAAGCGTTCCAATTGGCCCCGTCCCAGTGACGCTTCAGGTGCTCTTCGTACTCATGAGCGGGCTGATTCTGAGGGCAAGGCTTGGACTTCTCAGTCAGCTCGTCTACGTTGTCATGGGGGCAGTGGGTCTCCCAGTGTTCGCCAACTTCCATGGCGGCTTTGCAGTTATCTACGGCCCGACTGGCGGCTACATAGTAGCGTTTCCCATAGCGGCCTATCTTACCGGGCTGTTCACTGAAAGGCTTGGCAGAAGAGGAATGCTCATCGGCTCCATCCTGGGAGTTGGGATTATATACCTCCTTGGCTGGCTGAGGCTCGGCCTCTTCATGGGAGGGGACTTCGAAAAGGCCTTCCTCCTCGGCGTCACTCCATTCCTGCCAGTGGATACAGTTAAAGCCGCTGTTGCCATTGTGATAGCAGACAGGGTCAGAAAAGCGGTGGAAATAGGGTGA
- a CDS encoding energy-coupling factor ABC transporter ATP-binding protein: protein MIEVKNLWHIYENKKEALRGIDFKMGEEIAALVGPNGSGKTTFAKHLNGLLKPTRGEVLVDGMRTTEHTVAELSMVVGYVFQNPEHMFFEENVFNEVAFGPKNLGLSESEVEERVRWALESVNLQEYDDRTPYSLSGGEKQRLAIACVLAMKPKYLILDEPTTGLDARSSRSVVKVIKKLREEGHGILLITHDMELVLELAERVVLLNDGRKVFDGSVEEFFSLPLHDYRLEKPELLRVSERLGVGFVKSVSDLVRAIVGDGV, encoded by the coding sequence ATGATTGAAGTTAAAAATCTTTGGCATATCTACGAGAACAAAAAGGAAGCGCTGAGGGGCATAGACTTTAAGATGGGCGAGGAGATAGCAGCACTAGTAGGTCCCAACGGGTCCGGAAAGACAACCTTTGCCAAACACTTGAACGGCCTCCTGAAGCCGACCAGGGGGGAGGTTCTCGTAGATGGCATGAGGACAACTGAACATACGGTCGCGGAGCTGTCCATGGTCGTTGGCTACGTCTTCCAGAATCCGGAGCACATGTTCTTCGAGGAGAACGTGTTCAATGAGGTTGCCTTCGGGCCGAAGAACCTCGGGCTGAGCGAGAGTGAGGTGGAAGAGCGGGTGAGGTGGGCGCTGGAGTCCGTCAATCTCCAGGAATACGACGACAGGACGCCCTATTCCCTGAGCGGTGGGGAAAAGCAGCGCCTGGCCATAGCCTGTGTTCTGGCGATGAAGCCGAAGTACCTCATCCTCGACGAGCCGACGACCGGTCTGGACGCGAGGAGCTCGCGGAGCGTGGTTAAGGTCATAAAAAAGCTCAGGGAGGAGGGGCATGGAATTCTTCTAATAACTCACGACATGGAGCTAGTTTTAGAGCTTGCCGAGAGGGTAGTGCTTCTTAATGATGGAAGGAAGGTTTTTGATGGTTCAGTAGAAGAGTTCTTCTCCCTGCCCCTGCACGATTACAGGCTCGAGAAGCCCGAACTGCTGAGGGTAAGTGAGCGGCTCGGAGTGGGGTTCGTCAAAAGCGTCAGCGATCTCGTGAGAGCCATAGTGGGTGATGGGGTATGA
- a CDS encoding energy-coupling factor transporter transmembrane component T family protein — MMYSFYREGTSLLHRLDPRVKIIGTIVGIAGIMLFNDPYFLLPLFFATLLHGRLIGGIEIKEQLRLLKPLLPIVTITIIVWPIIYRPRLMGFLLGISFSFRLLTFGLLTFILLMTTPQRDLILGFVRLGMPYEFGLTISIALRYIPTLYLLTKNIMDAQMARGWEMEKGNFIVRTKRMTVVLIPLLVSSLKTAHELSIALESRALGASKKRTFLYDIKMSGRDYAATLAVLLLFALALYVRYGLGLGHIRIYS, encoded by the coding sequence ATGATGTACTCATTCTACCGCGAGGGGACTTCTCTCTTGCACCGCCTCGACCCGCGCGTCAAGATAATTGGCACGATAGTCGGGATAGCTGGCATAATGCTTTTCAACGACCCCTACTTCCTCCTCCCTCTGTTCTTCGCCACCCTTCTCCACGGCCGCCTGATTGGAGGGATTGAAATAAAAGAACAACTCCGCCTTCTGAAGCCCCTCCTGCCAATCGTTACGATAACGATAATCGTATGGCCGATAATCTACAGACCCAGACTTATGGGCTTCCTCCTCGGAATCTCCTTCTCCTTCAGGCTGCTCACCTTCGGCCTGCTGACCTTCATCCTGCTGATGACAACGCCCCAGAGAGACCTTATTCTTGGATTCGTTCGCTTGGGCATGCCCTATGAGTTCGGGCTGACGATCTCAATAGCCCTCCGCTACATTCCGACCCTCTACCTGCTGACGAAAAACATAATGGACGCCCAAATGGCACGCGGCTGGGAAATGGAGAAGGGCAACTTCATAGTCAGAACGAAGAGGATGACCGTTGTCCTGATTCCACTCCTAGTTTCCTCACTCAAGACTGCCCACGAACTGAGCATAGCCCTCGAGAGCCGCGCTCTGGGTGCGAGCAAGAAGAGAACGTTCCTATACGACATCAAGATGAGTGGGAGGGACTATGCAGCCACCCTGGCCGTTCTGCTCCTCTTTGCGCTGGCGCTTTACGTCAGGTACGGTCTTGGCCTCGGCCACATAAGGATATACAGTTAG